A single region of the Halopiger xanaduensis SH-6 genome encodes:
- a CDS encoding glycosyltransferase gives MASDIHEADGPVDVSVVVPARNEADYLRGTLASLAGLDTDYEYEVLVVDGDSSDATPAIAREYGATVLEGPGTSIAAGRNYGARRASGDWLAFVDADTRVRADYLTELLGYAEATGLAAASSRCRIAGPRRAKIMEATINYVFPRLERPILPGFNLLVHRSAFEDAGGFPDVPNEDTAFSRRLGRRYPTGYCPEVLVESSGRRIEAQGLTGTLVHYLRLDRERLRASRARRGGA, from the coding sequence ATGGCGAGCGACATCCACGAAGCCGACGGCCCCGTCGACGTGAGCGTCGTCGTCCCCGCCCGGAACGAGGCCGACTACCTGCGCGGCACGCTCGCCAGCCTCGCCGGCCTCGACACCGACTACGAGTACGAGGTGCTCGTCGTCGACGGCGACTCGAGCGACGCGACGCCCGCCATCGCCCGCGAGTACGGCGCGACGGTGCTCGAGGGGCCGGGAACGAGCATCGCCGCCGGCCGAAACTACGGCGCCCGTCGCGCGAGCGGCGACTGGCTCGCCTTCGTCGACGCCGATACGCGGGTACGGGCGGACTACCTGACCGAACTGCTCGGGTACGCGGAGGCTACCGGTCTCGCGGCCGCGAGTTCGCGCTGTCGGATCGCCGGTCCCAGGCGCGCGAAAATCATGGAGGCGACGATCAACTACGTCTTTCCGCGCCTCGAGCGGCCGATTCTGCCAGGGTTCAACCTCCTCGTCCACCGGAGCGCCTTCGAAGATGCCGGCGGCTTCCCCGACGTGCCGAACGAGGATACGGCGTTCAGCCGGCGGCTCGGGCGGCGGTACCCCACCGGCTATTGTCCCGAGGTGCTCGTCGAGAGTTCCGGGCGGCGGATCGAAGCGCAGGGGCTCACCGGGACGCTGGTCCACTACCTGCGGTTGGACCGCGAGCGACTCCGCGCGAGTCGCGCCCGGCGCGGGGGCGCGTAA
- a CDS encoding DUF2085 domain-containing protein, whose protein sequence is MKIDPAELRAGLAETRRFVLSHHLPSEYDRCYSPRIGGRPVHICARCLGVYPGIAAGFLAALFLPNDPSVAIVAFLPLPALFDWALTTFRPARGSNVVRTATGALLGCGYGLGVSLLLLERELAVVAIGAVYAVVAGFLLARAR, encoded by the coding sequence GTGAAGATCGATCCCGCCGAACTCCGCGCCGGGCTCGCCGAGACGCGGCGGTTCGTCCTCTCCCACCACCTCCCGTCGGAGTACGACCGCTGTTATTCGCCCCGCATCGGCGGGCGGCCGGTTCACATCTGCGCGCGGTGTCTGGGCGTCTATCCCGGGATCGCGGCGGGATTCCTCGCCGCGCTGTTCCTCCCGAACGACCCGTCCGTCGCGATCGTCGCCTTCCTCCCGCTGCCCGCGCTCTTCGACTGGGCGCTCACGACGTTCCGGCCCGCTCGAGGATCCAACGTCGTCCGGACCGCAACCGGCGCCCTCCTCGGCTGCGGCTACGGACTCGGCGTTTCCCTCCTTCTCCTCGAGCGCGAACTGGCCGTCGTCGCGATCGGAGCCGTCTACGCCGTTGTCGCGGGGTTCCTCCTCGCTCGCGCCAGGTGA
- a CDS encoding MBL fold metallo-hydrolase, with product MSQLQTVDLELPVAEDEESDLENGSIFFVGTATIVLEYAGFTILTDPNFLHSGDHVHLGYGIKSRRRTDPAIDIDELPPIDFILLSHYHGDHFDRVAEAKLDKDLPIVTTPHAAAELEEKGFRQTYPLETWEECRIRKGDARLSITAMPGRHGPPVLSKGLPPVMGSMLEFRPDDADPDEPPLLRLYISGDTLVYDALEEIPERYPDIDLALLHLGGTRILGVLLTMDAAQGVEAVDLIDADTAIPIHYNDYEVFRSPLSNFKAAVEKAGLEDQVEYLEHGETFEFESSDRRG from the coding sequence ATGAGCCAACTCCAGACCGTCGACCTCGAGTTACCGGTCGCCGAAGACGAGGAATCCGACCTCGAGAACGGCTCGATATTCTTCGTCGGCACCGCGACCATCGTCCTCGAGTACGCCGGATTCACGATCCTCACCGACCCCAACTTCCTCCACAGCGGGGATCACGTCCACCTCGGCTACGGGATCAAGTCCCGCCGCCGGACCGATCCGGCGATCGACATCGACGAACTGCCGCCGATCGACTTCATCCTCCTGTCGCACTACCACGGCGACCACTTCGACCGCGTCGCCGAGGCGAAACTGGACAAGGACCTGCCGATCGTGACGACGCCCCACGCCGCCGCCGAACTCGAGGAGAAGGGGTTTCGCCAAACGTACCCGCTCGAGACCTGGGAGGAGTGCCGGATCCGCAAGGGCGACGCCAGGCTGTCTATCACGGCGATGCCCGGACGCCACGGGCCGCCGGTCCTCTCGAAGGGGCTACCGCCGGTGATGGGCAGCATGCTCGAGTTCCGCCCGGACGACGCCGACCCCGACGAGCCACCGCTGCTTCGCCTGTACATCTCGGGCGATACGCTCGTCTACGACGCGCTCGAGGAGATCCCCGAGCGGTATCCCGATATCGACCTCGCCCTCCTGCATCTGGGCGGGACGCGGATTCTGGGCGTCCTCCTGACGATGGACGCCGCTCAGGGCGTCGAGGCCGTCGATCTGATCGACGCCGACACCGCGATTCCGATCCACTACAACGACTACGAGGTGTTCCGGTCGCCGCTATCGAACTTCAAGGCCGCCGTCGAGAAGGCGGGACTCGAGGATCAGGTCGAGTACCTCGAGCACGGCGAGACGTTCGAGTTCGAATCGTCGGATCGTCGCGGCTAA
- a CDS encoding DUF2391 family protein — MRIRRPRRPRQFRLADSAQQIVGGFLLAGPFVVTEEVWTLAGSMNGWQTLGIVIVVFGIGYGALYAADTTRDVEEEQEVAGIPLRFISLMVVSFGSVTLLALLLDAPDAFLDDGESTRTVVETTFTAVSIGSVFSVVGAATADSLFSKPDTNNGNGDGNGD; from the coding sequence ATGAGAATTCGACGCCCGCGCCGGCCGCGGCAGTTCCGCCTCGCGGACTCGGCCCAGCAGATCGTCGGCGGCTTTCTCCTCGCGGGGCCGTTCGTCGTCACCGAGGAGGTCTGGACGCTTGCGGGAAGCATGAACGGCTGGCAGACGCTCGGTATCGTGATCGTCGTGTTCGGCATCGGCTACGGCGCGCTGTACGCCGCGGACACGACCCGTGACGTGGAAGAGGAGCAGGAGGTCGCCGGGATTCCGCTCCGATTCATCTCGTTGATGGTCGTCTCGTTCGGCTCCGTGACGCTGCTCGCACTGTTGCTGGACGCGCCGGACGCGTTCCTCGACGACGGCGAGTCGACCCGGACGGTCGTCGAGACGACGTTCACGGCCGTCAGCATCGGCTCGGTCTTCAGTGTCGTCGGCGCGGCGACGGCGGACAGCCTCTTCTCGAAACCGGATACGAACAACGGGAACGGCGACGGAAACGGCGATTAG
- a CDS encoding HAD family hydrolase translates to MTAIVFDVDGTLLRSDCPYRGIVADAIETVRGDAPEAWLDAYEEAFFESFFAFEPDPVERAFGQIDDCADPEPYAAALLEAEIEALSPPDGVHDDLERLAAETDVDLGVLTNGVRDWQLGKLRAADLAEYFDAVVASYEVGAHKPATEPYRALEERLPADRYVMVGDSDDDVDGAAQAGWTPYRYDGGGFGDLPAAVEVDR, encoded by the coding sequence ATGACGGCGATCGTCTTCGACGTCGACGGGACGCTGCTCCGATCCGACTGCCCCTATCGGGGAATCGTAGCTGACGCGATCGAGACCGTCCGCGGCGACGCTCCCGAGGCGTGGCTCGACGCGTACGAGGAGGCGTTCTTCGAGTCCTTCTTCGCGTTCGAGCCGGACCCGGTGGAACGAGCGTTCGGCCAGATCGACGACTGCGCCGATCCCGAACCGTACGCGGCGGCGCTGCTCGAGGCCGAAATCGAGGCACTGTCGCCGCCGGACGGCGTCCACGACGACCTCGAGCGGCTGGCCGCAGAGACCGACGTCGACCTCGGCGTGCTGACGAACGGCGTTCGCGACTGGCAACTGGGGAAACTTCGGGCGGCCGACCTCGCAGAGTACTTCGACGCCGTCGTCGCTTCCTACGAGGTCGGGGCCCACAAGCCCGCGACGGAACCGTATCGTGCACTCGAGGAACGGCTCCCGGCGGATCGGTACGTGATGGTCGGCGACAGCGACGACGACGTCGACGGCGCGGCCCAGGCCGGCTGGACGCCGTATCGGTACGACGGGGGCGGCTTCGGCGACCTGCCGGCGGCCGTCGAGGTCGATCGGTAG
- a CDS encoding pectinesterase family protein: protein MTSSEGGEYDCVVDPDGSGDYERIQAAIDDAKSFPRERIAIFLKEGVYEEKVTVHSWNPKIDLIGESADGTVIAHDDHFERIDRGRNSTFFTYTLKVCGNDFRARNLTVRNDAGPEKGQAVALHVEADRAVFENCRFVGNQDTVYAAGEGSRQYFDDCYLEGTTDFVFGGATAVFDNCEVHSKADSYVTAASTPRTEPFGFVFDGCTLTAEPNVSEVYLGRPWRDHAHVTFLRSHMDDHILPAGWHDWSRPDVVDDVTYAEYENRGPGSRTDDRVPWSETLSPAEAERYAAENVLLRRDSPKSDWYWHRAIC, encoded by the coding sequence ATGACCTCGAGCGAGGGCGGTGAGTACGACTGCGTCGTCGATCCGGACGGGAGCGGCGACTACGAGCGCATCCAGGCGGCGATCGACGACGCGAAGTCGTTTCCTCGAGAGCGGATCGCGATCTTCCTGAAAGAGGGCGTGTACGAGGAGAAGGTCACGGTCCACTCGTGGAACCCGAAGATCGACCTGATCGGCGAGAGCGCGGACGGAACCGTCATCGCGCACGACGATCACTTCGAGCGGATCGATCGCGGGCGCAACAGCACGTTCTTCACGTACACGCTGAAGGTGTGCGGGAACGATTTCCGCGCCCGAAACCTGACCGTGCGGAACGACGCCGGCCCGGAGAAGGGGCAGGCCGTCGCGCTGCACGTCGAGGCCGACCGCGCCGTCTTCGAGAACTGTCGGTTCGTCGGGAACCAGGACACGGTCTACGCCGCCGGCGAGGGCTCGCGGCAGTATTTCGACGACTGCTACCTCGAGGGGACGACCGACTTCGTGTTCGGCGGCGCTACGGCCGTGTTCGACAACTGCGAGGTCCACTCGAAAGCCGATTCGTACGTGACGGCGGCCTCGACGCCGCGCACCGAACCGTTCGGATTCGTCTTCGACGGCTGTACGCTGACCGCCGAACCGAACGTCTCCGAGGTGTACCTGGGCCGACCCTGGCGAGACCACGCCCACGTCACGTTTCTCCGGTCACATATGGACGATCACATTCTTCCGGCCGGCTGGCACGACTGGTCCCGTCCGGACGTGGTGGACGACGTCACGTACGCGGAGTACGAGAATCGAGGCCCCGGCTCGAGAACGGACGACCGGGTGCCTTGGTCCGAGACGCTGTCACCGGCGGAGGCCGAACGGTACGCCGCCGAAAACGTCCTTCTGCGCAGAGACTCGCCGAAATCCGATTGGTACTGGCATCGGGCAATTTGCTGA
- a CDS encoding base excision DNA repair protein: MSTEPPNWGTDFVDRLLDWYEEHGRRGLPWRAADASPFEVLVAELMLQQTSARQVLNVYDAFVETYPTPESILETPRERLADDIEPLGLRKRTRYFYEASEQLVAEHDGAVPNDRSELLELRGVGEYTAASVLAHGFEKDVAAVDTNVARVLSRVFGLDRETEPEANENWVVAELLLPPDRGSDYVHAFIDFGAAVCTATDPNCESCPAGPVCEFRRNEKPTG; encoded by the coding sequence ATGTCCACAGAACCACCGAACTGGGGAACGGACTTCGTCGACCGGTTGCTCGATTGGTACGAGGAACACGGCCGACGCGGACTCCCCTGGCGCGCGGCCGACGCGTCGCCGTTCGAGGTGCTCGTCGCCGAGCTCATGCTCCAACAGACCTCCGCGAGGCAGGTGCTGAACGTGTACGACGCGTTCGTCGAGACGTATCCGACGCCGGAATCGATACTCGAGACGCCTCGAGAACGGCTCGCCGACGACATCGAACCCCTCGGGCTCCGAAAGCGGACTCGGTATTTCTACGAGGCGTCCGAGCAACTCGTGGCGGAGCACGACGGAGCGGTTCCGAACGACCGGTCGGAACTGCTCGAGTTGCGGGGCGTCGGGGAGTACACCGCGGCGTCCGTGCTCGCTCACGGGTTCGAAAAGGACGTCGCCGCGGTCGACACGAACGTCGCTCGCGTTCTGTCTCGCGTCTTCGGGCTCGACCGCGAAACGGAGCCGGAAGCGAACGAGAACTGGGTCGTCGCCGAACTCCTGCTCCCGCCCGACCGGGGCAGCGATTACGTCCACGCGTTCATCGACTTCGGCGCGGCGGTCTGTACCGCGACCGATCCGAATTGCGAGAGCTGTCCCGCAGGTCCCGTTTGCGAGTTCCGCCGGAACGAGAAGCCGACCGGCTAA
- a CDS encoding NAD(P)/FAD-dependent oxidoreductase — MSTDPPEYEVAVVGGGPAGLTAALYTTRLGHRTAVFEKDGGRHASVNHVHNLLGVSENVSGEQLATHAVDQFEHYGGDFYPDAVESVTRLDGGEENDEDGDKPRFRLEAAHATVDAERVVFATGFRDRSPDVPELERFTGRGLHYCLHCDAYSLGDGPVFVLGHTESAAHVAMTMLNFTADVDLLLDGREPEWGDETETQLCAHPVERIETAVVSAYEDETLGEDEPPWLGGLSFGDGTERDYLGGFAMYGSSYNAGLAADLGCELGENGAIDVDERRETSVDGAYAVGDVTHGQNQTTIAVGDGAYAGLAVHKDLRRFPMSVEDLEARGDGDPDAIEWDDLEVPASAPSLRAQMRRVRDLEIHPGLRGPSPGLE, encoded by the coding sequence ATGTCGACGGACCCACCAGAGTACGAGGTCGCCGTCGTGGGCGGCGGTCCCGCCGGCCTGACGGCGGCGCTGTACACGACCAGACTCGGCCACCGGACCGCCGTTTTCGAGAAGGATGGCGGCCGGCACGCGTCGGTCAACCACGTCCACAACCTGCTGGGCGTCTCCGAGAACGTCTCGGGCGAGCAGTTGGCAACTCACGCCGTCGACCAGTTCGAACACTACGGCGGCGACTTCTACCCCGACGCGGTCGAGTCCGTGACGCGGCTGGACGGCGGCGAGGAGAACGACGAGGACGGCGACAAACCGCGCTTCCGCCTCGAGGCCGCCCACGCCACCGTCGACGCCGAGCGGGTCGTCTTCGCAACCGGCTTCCGCGACCGCAGTCCGGACGTGCCGGAACTCGAGCGCTTCACCGGCCGCGGACTCCACTACTGTCTCCACTGCGACGCGTACTCGTTGGGAGACGGCCCCGTCTTCGTGCTCGGGCACACGGAGAGCGCGGCCCACGTCGCGATGACGATGCTCAACTTCACCGCGGACGTCGATCTCCTGCTGGACGGCCGCGAGCCCGAGTGGGGCGACGAAACCGAAACCCAACTCTGCGCGCACCCAGTCGAACGGATCGAGACGGCCGTCGTCTCGGCCTACGAGGACGAGACCCTCGGCGAGGACGAACCGCCCTGGCTCGGCGGCCTCTCGTTCGGCGACGGCACCGAGCGGGACTACCTCGGCGGGTTCGCGATGTACGGCTCCTCGTACAACGCCGGTCTCGCTGCCGATTTGGGCTGTGAACTCGGCGAGAACGGCGCGATCGACGTCGACGAACGCCGGGAGACCAGCGTCGACGGCGCCTACGCCGTCGGCGACGTCACCCACGGGCAGAACCAGACCACCATCGCCGTCGGCGACGGCGCCTACGCCGGACTCGCCGTCCACAAGGACCTTCGCCGGTTCCCGATGTCTGTCGAGGATCTCGAGGCGCGCGGGGACGGCGACCCGGACGCGATCGAGTGGGACGACCTCGAGGTGCCCGCCAGCGCGCCGAGCCTGCGCGCGCAGATGCGCCGCGTTCGCGACCTCGAGATCCACCCGGGACTCCGGGGGCCGTCCCCCGGCCTGGAGTGA
- a CDS encoding DUF7860 family protein, whose product MQQRYGDLDYPFLTKAGFLFGVGLLALGAAAELIGHAVVGELPGWEDRLFTYSEALGILIAFFSVWIFGIYLPLTE is encoded by the coding sequence ATGCAACAGCGATACGGCGATCTCGATTACCCCTTCCTGACGAAAGCGGGGTTCCTGTTCGGGGTCGGACTGCTCGCACTCGGCGCTGCCGCCGAGCTCATCGGTCACGCCGTCGTCGGCGAACTCCCCGGCTGGGAGGATCGACTCTTCACCTACTCGGAAGCGCTCGGTATTCTCATCGCCTTCTTCTCGGTGTGGATCTTCGGGATCTACCTCCCGCTTACCGAGTAA
- a CDS encoding FAD-dependent oxidoreductase, whose protein sequence is MSGKYDLVIVGGGISGASLLYTTAKFSTIDSIALIEKEPEIAAINSHHTNNSQTLHFGDIETNYTLEKAEEVKEGAELLAGYLENHDPDREMHDKRSKMVLGVGKEEVAKLERRHEEEGFGDLFPKLQAIGREEIAEYEPKVVEGRDPDKEMLALQTPDGYVVDYGETTKSFVDEAREESNVDVYTGTAVKDITPTLDGYTIETTNGRFDADATVVAAGSHSLQFAKELGYGQDKVLLPVAGSFFLADDLLNGKVYTLQMKKLPFAAVHGDADVHDSSITRFGPTAKLVPTLERGRISTVGDFLDVFGLNAAAFLSYANILADRVLLPYVLRNLVYDLPEVGPRQFLPHVQKVVPSVELEDIERAKGYGGVRPQIVDTKKKSLDMGEAKIVGEDIIFNITPSPGASTCLKNAMRDTHQLLEFLGDDYEFDEDAFRSETIDNFPRAN, encoded by the coding sequence ATGTCTGGCAAATACGACCTCGTAATCGTCGGCGGCGGAATCAGCGGCGCATCTCTCCTGTACACGACCGCGAAGTTCTCCACGATCGACTCGATCGCGCTGATCGAGAAGGAACCGGAGATCGCGGCGATCAACTCGCACCACACGAACAACTCCCAAACGCTTCACTTCGGCGACATCGAGACCAACTACACGCTCGAGAAGGCCGAGGAAGTCAAGGAGGGCGCGGAACTGCTCGCGGGCTACCTCGAGAACCACGACCCCGACCGCGAGATGCACGACAAGCGCAGCAAGATGGTGCTGGGCGTCGGTAAGGAAGAGGTCGCCAAACTCGAGCGACGGCACGAAGAGGAGGGCTTCGGCGACCTGTTCCCGAAACTGCAGGCGATCGGCCGCGAGGAGATCGCCGAGTACGAGCCGAAGGTCGTGGAGGGACGGGACCCCGACAAGGAGATGCTCGCCCTGCAGACCCCGGACGGCTACGTCGTCGACTACGGGGAGACGACCAAGTCGTTCGTCGACGAGGCTCGCGAGGAGTCGAACGTCGACGTCTACACCGGCACTGCGGTGAAAGACATCACCCCGACGCTGGACGGTTACACGATCGAGACGACGAACGGTCGGTTCGACGCCGACGCGACCGTCGTCGCGGCCGGCTCGCACAGCCTCCAGTTCGCGAAGGAACTGGGCTACGGGCAGGACAAGGTCCTGCTGCCCGTCGCCGGGAGCTTCTTCCTCGCGGACGACCTGCTGAACGGGAAGGTCTACACGCTCCAGATGAAGAAGCTGCCCTTCGCCGCGGTCCACGGCGACGCGGACGTCCACGATTCCTCGATCACGCGCTTCGGACCGACGGCGAAGCTCGTCCCGACCCTCGAACGCGGGCGCATCTCGACGGTCGGCGACTTCCTCGACGTGTTCGGGCTGAACGCGGCGGCGTTCCTGAGCTACGCGAACATCCTCGCCGACCGCGTCCTGCTGCCGTACGTGCTGCGGAACCTCGTCTACGACCTCCCCGAGGTCGGCCCGCGGCAGTTCCTCCCGCACGTCCAGAAGGTCGTCCCCAGCGTCGAACTCGAAGACATCGAGCGCGCGAAGGGCTACGGCGGCGTCCGCCCGCAGATCGTCGACACGAAGAAGAAATCGCTCGACATGGGCGAGGCGAAGATCGTCGGCGAGGACATCATCTTCAACATCACGCCCTCGCCGGGCGCCTCGACCTGCCTGAAAAACGCGATGCGGGACACCCACCAGCTCCTCGAGTTCCTCGGCGACGACTACGAGTTCGACGAGGACGCGTTCCGCTCGGAGACGATCGATAACTTCCCGCGCGCGAACTGA
- a CDS encoding GNAT family N-acetyltransferase, giving the protein MEIRDPEPDEAERIQEVVDSSMTTSFRLSPGQIDAITDEQLSDEAVADKIDDDETVLLVAETGEDIEGEAIAGFVEGRLSDDGEWGEINWLFVDPEHRGHGIGTALYEAAADALRDRGVDHVCVTVLEANTEGHQFVEQFGLEHEADRRVEIAEESFVKYVYSDPDADLDLPTDETEEDAEAEEFPETERSDGQLTATTDGGETVYVARDEEESGTAAPFYAAYEDADFSEQFGFYCANCGSLDISLDNMDRLECGDCGNSHASRSGESYDDSYL; this is encoded by the coding sequence ATGGAGATTCGGGACCCGGAACCGGACGAGGCCGAGCGGATTCAGGAGGTCGTGGACAGTTCGATGACGACCTCGTTCAGGCTGAGCCCGGGCCAGATCGACGCGATCACGGACGAACAGTTAAGCGACGAGGCCGTCGCCGACAAGATCGACGACGACGAAACCGTGCTGCTGGTCGCCGAAACCGGCGAGGACATCGAGGGCGAGGCGATCGCCGGCTTCGTCGAGGGACGGCTGTCCGACGACGGCGAGTGGGGCGAGATCAACTGGCTCTTCGTCGATCCCGAGCACCGCGGCCACGGGATCGGCACGGCGCTGTACGAGGCCGCGGCCGACGCCCTCCGCGACCGCGGTGTCGACCACGTCTGCGTCACCGTCCTCGAGGCCAACACCGAGGGCCACCAGTTCGTCGAGCAGTTCGGCCTCGAGCACGAGGCGGATCGGCGGGTCGAGATCGCCGAGGAGTCGTTCGTGAAGTACGTGTACTCGGACCCCGACGCGGACCTCGACCTGCCGACCGACGAGACGGAGGAGGACGCCGAGGCGGAGGAATTTCCCGAGACCGAGCGGTCCGACGGGCAGCTCACGGCGACGACGGACGGCGGCGAGACGGTCTACGTCGCTCGCGACGAGGAGGAGTCCGGGACCGCGGCGCCCTTTTACGCGGCTTACGAGGATGCGGATTTCTCCGAACAGTTCGGGTTCTACTGCGCAAACTGTGGCTCGCTCGATATCTCGCTGGACAACATGGATCGCCTCGAGTGCGGCGACTGCGGGAACTCCCACGCGTCCCGCTCCGGGGAGTCCTACGACGACTCGTACCTCTAA
- a CDS encoding pyridoxamine 5'-phosphate oxidase family protein: MTVPDEAERLLESEPLMAHLGTCVDGRPHVAPVWYRYDDGEVEIVTTGRKLANIRENPRVSLSVQKDDAGKTRWMVTLLGTATIVEDEAETADARRRINEKYDAEPDAYAENTLVRIDVGSTTYRTY, translated from the coding sequence ATGACCGTCCCGGACGAAGCGGAACGGCTCCTCGAGAGCGAGCCGCTGATGGCCCACCTCGGAACCTGTGTCGACGGGCGGCCCCACGTCGCGCCGGTCTGGTACCGATACGACGACGGCGAGGTCGAGATCGTCACGACGGGCCGGAAGCTGGCGAACATCCGCGAGAATCCGCGGGTCTCGCTCTCCGTGCAGAAGGACGACGCGGGCAAGACCCGCTGGATGGTGACGCTGCTCGGCACGGCGACGATCGTCGAGGACGAAGCCGAGACGGCCGACGCCCGCCGCCGGATCAACGAGAAGTACGACGCGGAACCCGACGCCTACGCCGAGAATACGCTCGTGCGGATCGACGTTGGGTCGACGACGTACCGGACCTACTGA
- a CDS encoding TM2 domain-containing protein, with protein MKHCINCGEQITAQAEVCTHCGVNQTTSLEGSYEERGENEKYCVECGTLINEQAEICPDCGVQQPAAGSTNSDKVAAGVLALLLGGLGAHKFYQGNVKLGVLYLCFFWTGIPALLGLVEGILMLIADDKEYEEKYADGSLFGR; from the coding sequence GTGAAACACTGTATTAACTGCGGCGAGCAGATCACCGCCCAGGCGGAAGTCTGCACCCACTGCGGCGTCAATCAGACGACCTCGCTCGAGGGAAGCTACGAGGAGCGCGGCGAGAACGAGAAGTACTGCGTCGAGTGCGGGACGCTGATCAACGAGCAGGCCGAGATCTGTCCGGACTGTGGCGTCCAACAGCCGGCCGCCGGATCGACGAATTCGGACAAAGTCGCGGCGGGCGTGCTGGCGCTGTTACTCGGCGGCCTCGGGGCGCACAAGTTCTACCAGGGGAACGTGAAACTCGGCGTACTCTACCTCTGTTTCTTCTGGACCGGGATTCCCGCCCTGCTCGGACTGGTCGAGGGGATTCTCATGCTGATCGCGGACGACAAGGAGTACGAGGAGAAGTACGCCGACGGCAGTCTGTTCGGCCGCTAA
- a CDS encoding sodium:calcium antiporter, with protein sequence MRRRALAALAAAVALTLPWITVLGSTAILPPLDTLGTVIVTGLAVLGSSFLLAWAAETAEKDVPQAFAIAVLAVLAVAPEYAVDALYAWNAGVHAGTERGIEAGNLAVANMTGANRILIGIGWAGVALFTIFRAGAATDPAVDDRPGVLSDVVKLDREIGLEIVFLLLATMWAFLVPLNGGIDILDMLVLVGIYVCYIAVILRGDVEPDMDHVGVPAYLQSFSKLGRVATVLVLFAFSGAMIFTAVEPFAHGLEDLGESVGIPSFFMIQWIAPLASEAPELIVVVYLVNKARSTAGFNALISSKLNQWTLLIGTLVVVHSLALGRYGVLAFDFKQAAEIWLTAAQSFFAIGLLIRFEISVKEAVTLLSLFLSQVFIEFAIIREFVALPFTSTDVLLAYTGVYIVLGLALFVLRRHAFVRLVRRTAGTVGEAMSPGRDRPQGADD encoded by the coding sequence ATGAGACGACGAGCCCTCGCCGCCCTCGCGGCCGCGGTCGCACTGACGCTTCCCTGGATTACCGTGCTGGGGAGTACCGCTATTCTCCCGCCGCTCGATACCCTCGGAACGGTGATCGTCACCGGACTGGCCGTCCTCGGCTCCTCGTTCCTGCTCGCGTGGGCCGCCGAGACCGCCGAGAAGGACGTCCCGCAAGCGTTCGCGATCGCCGTGTTGGCCGTCTTGGCGGTCGCCCCCGAGTACGCCGTCGACGCCCTCTACGCCTGGAACGCGGGCGTGCACGCGGGCACCGAGCGCGGGATCGAGGCCGGCAACCTCGCCGTCGCGAACATGACCGGCGCGAACCGGATCCTCATCGGCATCGGCTGGGCGGGCGTCGCCCTCTTTACGATATTTCGGGCCGGCGCCGCGACCGATCCGGCGGTCGACGATCGACCCGGGGTCCTCTCGGACGTCGTGAAACTCGACCGCGAGATCGGCCTCGAGATCGTCTTCCTGCTGCTCGCGACGATGTGGGCGTTCCTCGTGCCGCTGAACGGCGGCATCGACATCCTCGATATGCTGGTTCTGGTCGGCATCTACGTCTGCTACATCGCGGTCATCCTCCGCGGCGACGTCGAACCCGACATGGACCACGTCGGCGTCCCGGCCTACCTCCAGAGCTTCTCGAAACTGGGCCGGGTCGCTACCGTCCTCGTCCTCTTTGCTTTCTCCGGGGCGATGATCTTCACCGCCGTCGAGCCGTTCGCCCACGGCCTCGAGGATCTCGGCGAGAGCGTCGGCATTCCCTCCTTTTTCATGATCCAGTGGATCGCGCCGCTAGCCTCGGAGGCGCCGGAGCTCATCGTCGTCGTCTATTTGGTGAACAAGGCGCGCTCGACGGCCGGCTTCAACGCCCTGATCTCCTCGAAGCTCAACCAGTGGACGCTGCTGATCGGGACGCTCGTGGTCGTCCACTCGCTCGCGCTGGGCCGGTACGGCGTGCTCGCGTTCGACTTCAAGCAGGCAGCCGAAATCTGGCTGACCGCCGCGCAGTCGTTCTTCGCCATCGGCCTGCTGATCCGCTTCGAGATTTCGGTGAAGGAGGCCGTGACGCTGCTCTCGCTGTTCCTCTCGCAGGTTTTCATCGAGTTCGCCATCATTCGCGAGTTCGTCGCGTTGCCGTTCACGAGCACCGACGTCCTGCTCGCTTACACCGGGGTCTACATCGTCCTCGGGCTGGCGCTGTTCGTTCTGCGGCGCCACGCGTTCGTCCGACTCGTCCGGCGGACGGCGGGGACCGTCGGCGAGGCGATGTCGCCCGGTCGGGATCGGCCACAGGGCGCGGACGACTGA